A genomic segment from Candidatus Latescibacterota bacterium encodes:
- a CDS encoding proline--tRNA ligase: MSKMRWSESCIPTLKEDPREAEIPSHKLMLRAGLIKKLTSGVYTFLPIGFKVLKKIENIIREEMDDAGCQEVLMPILHPEEIYEESGRLKNFGPELFKLQDGRKRMFALGPTHEEVITMVARDEMRSYRDLPQCLYQILTKFRDEIRPRYGVMRAREFVMKDAYSFHVSDESLDVTYRRLEKAYCRIIERCGLDFRVVEAESGYIGGNESHEFMVLAENGEDRILSCECGYAVNLERATASENGERRGTSGADTFSEVETPGQKTVEDVASFLGVTSREIVKTLLYRSGDRNIALLIPGDREVNDVKLVRILDDPEIRFLEPGEIKEFTGGPVGFSGPVGLPAGTRIYADNLIGSFDSMIVGANKEDVHLRDIVADRDFDIFLSGDLTMAREGDLCPKCASKMNESNGIEVGHIFKLGTKYSSAMKATFLDDSGETHPFIMGCYGFGVSRMVAAAIEQHHDEDGIIWNQAISPFDVILLPLNTSDPDVMKVTEEIESGLHERGMSVLTDDRNLSPGVKFKDSELIGIPLRVTLGRKLKDGKVELFHRATRQVDDIPVGEVLEKIMEFSGD, encoded by the coding sequence ATGTCGAAGATGAGATGGTCTGAAAGTTGTATACCGACTTTGAAGGAAGACCCACGTGAGGCGGAGATTCCCAGCCACAAACTTATGTTGAGAGCAGGTCTTATAAAGAAACTGACTTCCGGTGTGTATACCTTTCTTCCGATTGGATTCAAGGTCCTGAAAAAGATCGAGAATATCATAAGGGAGGAGATGGATGATGCAGGTTGTCAGGAAGTATTGATGCCGATACTCCATCCTGAAGAGATTTACGAAGAAAGTGGGAGGCTGAAAAATTTCGGTCCGGAATTGTTCAAGCTTCAGGATGGCCGCAAGAGGATGTTTGCTCTTGGTCCCACGCATGAAGAAGTAATCACAATGGTAGCACGTGACGAGATGAGAAGCTACAGGGACCTCCCTCAGTGCCTGTACCAGATACTGACGAAGTTCAGAGACGAGATCAGGCCGAGATATGGTGTGATGCGTGCTCGTGAGTTCGTAATGAAGGATGCCTACAGTTTCCATGTGTCCGATGAATCTCTGGACGTGACATACAGACGCCTGGAAAAAGCATATTGCAGGATAATAGAAAGGTGTGGACTCGACTTTCGTGTAGTTGAAGCAGAATCCGGGTATATCGGAGGTAACGAGTCACACGAATTTATGGTCCTGGCCGAGAATGGAGAGGACAGGATTCTCAGCTGTGAATGCGGTTACGCTGTCAATCTGGAAAGAGCGACAGCCAGCGAGAACGGTGAAAGACGAGGAACCTCCGGAGCAGATACTTTTTCAGAAGTTGAGACACCTGGCCAGAAGACAGTCGAGGATGTCGCGTCATTTCTCGGCGTTACTTCCCGTGAGATCGTAAAAACGCTTCTCTACAGGAGTGGGGACAGGAATATAGCTCTTCTTATCCCGGGTGACAGAGAAGTGAACGATGTAAAGCTGGTCAGGATCCTGGATGATCCTGAGATCCGCTTCCTGGAACCGGGGGAGATCAAGGAATTTACCGGCGGGCCTGTCGGTTTCTCCGGACCCGTAGGGCTGCCAGCCGGAACGAGGATATACGCCGATAATCTGATAGGGTCTTTCGACAGCATGATAGTGGGAGCCAACAAGGAAGATGTACACCTCAGGGATATTGTGGCCGACCGGGATTTTGATATTTTTCTTTCGGGTGATCTCACAATGGCAAGAGAGGGTGACCTCTGTCCGAAGTGTGCTTCGAAGATGAATGAAAGTAACGGTATCGAGGTAGGCCACATCTTCAAACTCGGAACTAAATATTCCAGTGCCATGAAGGCGACTTTTCTGGATGACAGCGGTGAAACCCATCCGTTCATAATGGGCTGCTATGGATTCGGAGTAAGCAGGATGGTTGCGGCAGCAATAGAACAACACCATGACGAGGACGGTATAATCTGGAATCAGGCTATTTCGCCATTCGATGTCATACTTCTCCCATTGAATACAAGCGATCCCGATGTGATGAAAGTAACAGAAGAGATCGAATCAGGGCTTCATGAAAGAGGGATGAGCGTACTGACAGACGACAGAAACCTCAGTCCAGGTGTTAAGTTCAAGGATTCAGAGCTTATTGGAATACCGTTGCGAGTTACACTCGGCAGGAAGTTGAAGGACGGCAAGGTCGAACTCTTTCACAGGGCCACCCGACAGGTAGATGATATACCTGTCGGTGAAGTCCTTGAAAAAATAATGGAATTTTCAGGGGATTAG
- a CDS encoding tyrosine recombinase XerD encodes MTVYMKDDTRSEIEIMIELYLDYLVVERGLSQLTIQAYASDLLVYMKYLKNAGIDSPSSIDLTSSLGFVVSTSADRSASTRARMLSAVKGFHRFLYRERTMTSLDVQGISSPKITRKIPFVLTQSEVELLLSATLGEKCGLRDRAMLEFAYSTGMRASEICDQNIENVDLDTRIVRVRGKGGKERIVPYGKAAAAALAEYLKGSRKEILNGEVSVYLFLNYRGKRISRVSFWKIIKKYAKKSGLPADVTPHTLRHSFATHLVEGGADLLTVQELLGHSDISTTQIYTRLDMEYLLEVHRTFHPRG; translated from the coding sequence ATGACTGTCTACATGAAGGATGATACCCGGTCTGAAATCGAGATCATGATAGAACTCTATCTGGATTATCTGGTGGTAGAGAGAGGCCTATCGCAGTTAACTATACAAGCATACGCAAGTGACCTCTTGGTATACATGAAGTACCTGAAAAATGCCGGAATCGATTCACCTTCTTCCATAGACCTGACATCGAGCCTTGGTTTCGTAGTCTCTACCTCCGCAGACAGGTCAGCTTCTACCCGGGCAAGGATGCTTAGCGCTGTAAAGGGGTTTCATCGTTTTCTTTACAGGGAGAGGACGATGACTTCTCTCGATGTTCAGGGAATATCTTCCCCGAAAATAACCAGAAAGATCCCGTTTGTGCTGACACAATCGGAAGTCGAGTTGCTTTTGAGTGCCACCCTGGGAGAAAAATGTGGTTTACGCGACAGGGCGATGCTGGAGTTCGCATATTCTACTGGGATGAGAGCCTCGGAGATCTGCGATCAGAATATTGAGAATGTCGATCTGGATACAAGAATCGTCCGTGTCAGGGGAAAAGGAGGAAAAGAAAGGATTGTCCCATATGGAAAAGCCGCTGCTGCTGCTCTTGCGGAATACCTGAAGGGCTCGAGGAAAGAAATCTTGAATGGAGAGGTATCCGTCTATCTATTTCTTAATTACAGGGGAAAGAGGATATCGAGGGTCAGCTTCTGGAAGATCATCAAAAAATACGCCAAAAAATCAGGATTACCGGCCGATGTCACTCCACACACGCTAAGACATTCTTTTGCAACACATCTGGTAGAGGGTGGAGCGGACCTGCTCACCGTACAGGAACTTCTCGGGCATTCAGATATTTCGACTACCCAGATCTATACCCGGCTGGACATGGAATATCTGCTGGAAGTCCACAGGACTTTTCATCCGCGAGGTTAA
- a CDS encoding bifunctional homocysteine S-methyltransferase/methylenetetrahydrofolate reductase has translation MSSRFLERVSEGTVLFDGAMGTMLYEKGVFINRCFDTINISDPDLVRSIHSDYVESGADVIETNTFGANRLKLKLHGFDGKLQEINAAGAVLAREAAGSDGLVAGAIGPLGIRIEPWGPTSNSEAREAFSEQAVVLLEGGVDLFVLETFSDLNEIHQAIIALREISDLPVVAQMALQQDGLGMYGTEPGEFAVRLSSWGADVVGVNCSVGPRMMLEAIEKMANVVGSHLSAQPNAGIPQNVDGRNIYMTSPEYMAEYARRLVSAGASVVGGCCGTTPDHIRAMRKSLVSVMPARHKINIPARIKDDECEVSPIPLEEKSVLSGRVARGEFVRLVELVPPRGCNPEKILRAARFLSDNGIDAINIPDSPRASSRMSALSSAVLIERECGIETVLHYCCRDRNILGMQSDILGAQALGLRNILIITGDPVKTGDYPDATSVFDIDSIGLTNVLYSLNRGRDIGNHSLGSPTSFFTGVGVNPGAADFNLEMDRFNWKVEAGAEFAITQPVFDLEVFERFISRPESQNIPIIAGIWPLTSFKNAEFMNNELPGVSVPDAILKRMKAAGTGEKAMMTGVEIAVEILDNLLPHIAGVQVSAPFNRYEMALGVFERIRK, from the coding sequence ATGTCTTCGAGATTTCTGGAACGAGTAAGTGAAGGAACTGTCCTCTTCGATGGCGCCATGGGTACGATGCTTTATGAAAAGGGCGTCTTTATTAATCGCTGTTTCGATACGATAAACATATCTGATCCCGATCTTGTAAGGTCGATTCATTCAGATTATGTCGAATCCGGCGCTGATGTAATAGAGACAAATACTTTCGGAGCAAACCGTCTCAAGCTGAAGCTCCATGGTTTCGACGGAAAGCTCCAGGAAATAAACGCGGCGGGCGCAGTTCTTGCGAGAGAAGCTGCTGGAAGCGATGGACTTGTCGCCGGCGCGATCGGGCCTCTCGGAATACGAATCGAGCCCTGGGGACCGACTTCAAACTCAGAGGCACGGGAAGCTTTCTCTGAACAGGCGGTAGTCCTGCTCGAAGGTGGAGTCGATCTTTTTGTCCTCGAGACTTTTTCCGATCTTAACGAGATCCATCAAGCTATCATAGCTCTCAGGGAGATATCCGACCTTCCGGTCGTCGCACAGATGGCCTTACAACAGGACGGGCTTGGTATGTATGGGACGGAGCCCGGAGAGTTCGCAGTCAGGCTCAGTTCCTGGGGCGCCGATGTCGTGGGAGTCAACTGCTCTGTTGGTCCCCGGATGATGCTTGAAGCAATCGAAAAAATGGCAAATGTGGTCGGATCACATCTGTCGGCTCAACCTAACGCCGGAATTCCACAGAATGTAGATGGAAGAAATATCTATATGACTTCACCTGAATATATGGCCGAATACGCCAGACGACTTGTCAGTGCAGGTGCCTCGGTGGTCGGAGGCTGCTGTGGAACGACTCCTGATCATATTCGGGCTATGAGAAAGTCCCTTGTATCTGTCATGCCCGCCAGGCACAAGATTAATATCCCTGCCAGGATAAAGGATGATGAATGCGAAGTCTCCCCCATTCCCCTTGAAGAAAAATCTGTACTTTCCGGCCGAGTGGCCAGAGGAGAATTCGTAAGATTGGTCGAACTTGTCCCTCCCAGGGGCTGCAACCCGGAAAAAATACTCAGAGCCGCTCGTTTTCTCTCGGACAATGGCATCGACGCCATCAATATTCCCGACAGTCCAAGAGCATCATCCAGAATGAGTGCTCTGTCCTCTGCGGTTCTTATTGAGAGAGAATGCGGAATCGAGACAGTGCTTCATTATTGCTGCCGGGATAGAAATATTCTGGGAATGCAGTCTGATATACTCGGTGCTCAAGCTCTCGGCCTCCGGAATATACTAATTATAACCGGCGATCCAGTTAAAACAGGAGACTATCCTGACGCCACTTCAGTATTCGACATCGATTCCATAGGTCTGACAAATGTTCTTTACAGCCTCAACCGGGGACGAGACATAGGGAACCATTCTCTGGGAAGCCCGACATCGTTCTTCACTGGTGTAGGTGTCAATCCTGGAGCGGCTGACTTCAACCTGGAAATGGACAGATTTAACTGGAAAGTCGAAGCCGGGGCTGAATTCGCGATTACACAACCTGTATTCGACCTTGAGGTGTTTGAGAGGTTCATATCACGGCCTGAATCGCAGAATATTCCCATAATAGCGGGCATCTGGCCACTTACAAGTTTCAAGAACGCCGAATTCATGAATAATGAGCTTCCCGGAGTCTCTGTCCCGGATGCGATTCTCAAGAGGATGAAAGCAGCAGGAACCGGAGAAAAAGCCATGATGACAGGTGTGGAAATAGCGGTGGAGATCCTTGATAATCTCCTGCCCCACATTGCGGGCGTACAGGTCAGTGCTCCGTTCAACAGGTATGAGATGGCGCTTGGAGTCTTTGAAAGAATCAGAAAATAA
- the rpsT gene encoding 30S ribosomal protein S20, translating to MPNNKSTEKRMRQNETRRLRNRVHRSGLRKSIKAFKGIEDAETARNSYPGIVSVIDKTVRKGIIHHRTAARIKSRLSRAIKES from the coding sequence ATGCCGAATAATAAGTCTACTGAGAAGAGAATGCGACAGAATGAAACGAGGCGCCTTAGAAACAGGGTGCACAGGTCGGGCCTCCGAAAGTCCATTAAGGCCTTCAAGGGTATCGAAGATGCCGAGACCGCTCGTAACAGCTACCCTGGCATCGTCTCTGTCATCGACAAGACCGTCAGGAAAGGGATCATTCATCACAGAACTGCCGCCCGTATTAAGTCGAGACTTTCCAGGGCGATAAAAGAATCCTAA
- a CDS encoding segregation/condensation protein A, translating to MTYQIRLSHFEGPLDLLLHLIRRDKINIYDIPISHITREYLSYIDVMRELELALAGEFFVMAATLMRIKAQMLLPRRVEEEELEEDPREELVRNLIEYRKFKEAANHLSKKEEVRRQVFTRPPSIFPAELNSEKDSQMEVSVFDLMDAFKSVMDELKKKVTYRIERETFTIEEKIEHVRSSLAEKSEILFTELLSGAYDKLEVIVTFLAILEMIKSGQLLARQMMSGNDVWLYRRDKSENGTTGELYGAGTKTG from the coding sequence ATGACATATCAGATAAGGCTTTCACATTTCGAAGGGCCGTTGGATTTGCTTCTTCATCTGATCAGAAGAGACAAGATCAACATATACGACATTCCGATATCACATATTACCAGAGAATATCTCTCATACATAGATGTCATGCGCGAGCTCGAACTCGCTTTGGCTGGTGAATTCTTTGTTATGGCAGCGACACTTATGAGGATCAAGGCCCAGATGCTTCTCCCCAGAAGGGTTGAGGAAGAAGAGTTGGAAGAGGATCCCAGGGAAGAACTGGTCAGGAATCTGATCGAATATAGAAAATTCAAAGAGGCAGCAAATCATCTTTCAAAAAAGGAAGAGGTCAGAAGACAAGTATTCACAAGACCACCCTCCATTTTTCCTGCCGAATTGAACTCAGAAAAAGACTCGCAGATGGAAGTCTCCGTTTTTGATCTGATGGACGCTTTTAAAAGTGTGATGGATGAGCTGAAGAAAAAAGTCACATACAGGATCGAACGCGAGACGTTCACGATCGAGGAAAAAATCGAGCATGTTCGTAGTAGCCTTGCGGAAAAGTCAGAGATTCTTTTTACGGAACTTCTCTCTGGAGCTTACGATAAGCTTGAAGTAATAGTTACATTTCTGGCAATTCTGGAGATGATCAAGTCCGGACAACTTCTTGCAAGACAGATGATGTCAGGAAATGATGTCTGGCTATATCGCCGGGATAAAAGTGAGAACGGGACTACAGGTGAGCTGTATGGAGCAGGAACAAAGACAGGATGA
- a CDS encoding Ig-like domain-containing protein, which translates to MNRFRWGCLLALFCSCAVIEPPSGGPEDKTAPLISSVIPASDSTGVSRNSSVTIEFSEKIDGESFKSRIKTYPTLEFEKISAKGTVLELIFREQLPETTVCILIQPGFRDNHLVESRKNYRYYFSTTDRIPPGNITGKILFKQSPDSMGVAYLVKAEDDTSRELHSAPEARIAYADPFGNFIFRALPADSSGYRVWAFKDTDGDGKYSFGKEFAMEHPDTIILSPAHTSARNVDINVIDPDEPGSIEGVLNDSTGVEGIPSVRLKGVPPLEDSYYAKVDTLGNYLIYKVKPGAYLFSAFIDVLADSLPGNYNAPDDSSRIILEPLILLPDTINVSPGEKKVISPVTIGRAEE; encoded by the coding sequence ATGAATCGATTTCGATGGGGTTGTTTACTTGCACTTTTCTGTTCGTGTGCCGTCATAGAACCGCCATCAGGTGGGCCGGAGGACAAAACCGCCCCCCTGATCTCGTCTGTGATTCCGGCAAGTGACTCGACCGGGGTCTCAAGGAATTCCTCTGTCACCATCGAGTTTTCGGAAAAGATCGACGGCGAAAGTTTCAAAAGCAGGATAAAGACCTATCCGACTCTTGAATTCGAGAAAATAAGCGCTAAAGGGACTGTCCTTGAACTTATTTTCAGGGAACAGCTTCCGGAAACGACAGTATGCATTCTGATCCAGCCTGGATTCAGGGACAATCACCTTGTCGAGAGCAGAAAAAATTACAGGTATTATTTTTCGACGACTGACAGGATTCCCCCTGGAAATATAACCGGGAAGATTCTTTTTAAGCAGTCCCCGGATTCCATGGGTGTAGCATATCTGGTAAAGGCAGAAGACGATACATCAAGAGAGCTGCATTCCGCTCCGGAAGCCAGGATCGCCTATGCTGACCCATTTGGCAATTTCATTTTCAGGGCTCTCCCTGCAGATAGTTCTGGATACAGAGTATGGGCATTCAAAGACACAGATGGGGACGGGAAGTATTCTTTTGGGAAAGAATTCGCTATGGAACATCCAGACACCATTATCCTCTCCCCGGCTCACACATCTGCAAGAAATGTCGATATTAACGTAATCGACCCGGATGAACCTGGCAGCATAGAGGGTGTCCTGAATGACTCTACCGGGGTAGAAGGAATTCCTTCAGTCAGATTAAAAGGAGTTCCGCCTCTGGAGGACTCGTATTACGCCAAGGTTGACACGCTCGGTAATTACCTTATATATAAGGTCAAGCCAGGAGCGTATCTCTTCAGTGCATTTATAGATGTCCTTGCCGATAGCCTGCCGGGCAACTATAACGCACCTGACGATTCAAGCAGAATCATTCTTGAACCTCTTATTTTACTTCCTGATACTATCAATGTCTCTCCAGGTGAAAAGAAAGTCATTTCCCCGGTTACGATCGGAAGGGCGGAGGAGTGA
- the dapF gene encoding diaminopimelate epimerase: MKDKVEFYKMHGAGNDFVMIEDMSSEIDYSRHLIDALCTDHTGIGADGLILIRPSEKCDFRMLYFNKDGEEAEMCGNGARCAASFAYLKGIVSQKMVFETKAGPIDAEMIGEDVRIGVGSVRDMRLQVPVEDAGIEVGYAVCGVPHAVLVTEDVDSWSRERFLELGRKVRNADEFAPEGVNFNLVSVIGKDFVRYRTYERGVEDETLACGTGAISLAAVCAALGITGSPLRCRGTSGDTLKVDFIPTGNGAQDCFLKGPAIVAFKGDFEVRNYL; this comes from the coding sequence GTGAAGGACAAAGTTGAATTCTATAAAATGCATGGAGCTGGAAACGATTTTGTGATGATAGAGGATATGTCTTCTGAAATCGACTATTCCAGGCATCTGATAGATGCGCTGTGTACCGATCATACCGGCATAGGTGCTGATGGACTCATACTGATCCGTCCTTCGGAAAAATGTGATTTCAGGATGCTGTATTTCAACAAGGACGGTGAAGAGGCCGAGATGTGTGGCAACGGTGCCAGATGTGCTGCCAGTTTTGCATATTTAAAGGGTATTGTGTCCCAAAAGATGGTTTTCGAGACAAAAGCGGGACCCATCGATGCTGAAATGATCGGAGAGGATGTCAGGATCGGCGTAGGATCTGTCAGGGATATGAGACTTCAAGTGCCGGTAGAGGATGCAGGCATAGAGGTAGGATACGCCGTGTGTGGTGTTCCGCATGCAGTGCTGGTAACAGAAGATGTTGATAGCTGGAGCAGGGAACGTTTTCTGGAACTTGGAAGAAAGGTCCGTAACGCAGACGAGTTTGCACCTGAGGGAGTGAACTTCAATCTCGTCTCCGTGATCGGGAAGGACTTTGTAAGGTACAGGACCTACGAAAGAGGTGTAGAGGACGAGACTCTGGCCTGTGGGACAGGTGCTATCTCTCTGGCTGCTGTTTGCGCCGCACTGGGGATTACAGGAAGTCCACTAAGATGCCGGGGGACGAGTGGCGACACTCTTAAAGTAGATTTTATTCCTACAGGGAATGGAGCGCAGGATTGCTTTCTGAAAGGCCCGGCCATCGTGGCATTCAAGGGTGATTTTGAAGTGCGAAATTACCTCTAA
- the argF gene encoding ornithine carbamoyltransferase has translation MKLSKKDFLSIRDFSRDELRVILELSKKQKPLAREFKLEPSHPGRVLACIFHKPSLRTRISFEISIRQLGGSSLYITDKEIGIGNRESPKDVGEVLSRYVDGIMIRTFDQGMVDTLAANASVPVINGLTDLLHPCQVMGDILTIEEHLENIEGKKVVFVGDGNNVARSWLNAAARFQFKFVLNSPAGYQLEDSYVAEVKKDGNLDYEWIEDPAEAVRDADVIYSDVWASMGQESEKAERLRVFRPYQINDKLMGLAGGNAIFMHCLPAHRGEEVSDSVIDSKRSVVYDEAENRLHIQRAIIALLMPTDREL, from the coding sequence ATGAAATTGAGTAAAAAGGATTTTCTGTCGATCAGGGATTTCAGCAGGGATGAGCTCAGGGTTATCCTTGAACTCAGCAAAAAGCAGAAGCCTCTCGCGAGGGAGTTCAAGCTTGAGCCTTCGCATCCAGGGCGCGTCCTTGCGTGTATATTTCACAAGCCTAGCTTGAGGACAAGAATCAGTTTTGAAATATCTATCAGGCAGCTGGGTGGTTCGAGTCTCTATATAACGGATAAAGAGATCGGAATCGGAAATCGTGAGTCTCCAAAGGATGTCGGAGAAGTACTTTCCAGGTATGTAGACGGAATAATGATCAGGACTTTCGATCAGGGGATGGTTGACACTCTTGCCGCCAATGCTTCTGTTCCGGTGATAAATGGTCTTACCGACCTGCTGCATCCATGTCAGGTCATGGGAGATATATTGACGATAGAAGAACACCTTGAAAATATCGAGGGAAAGAAAGTTGTGTTTGTCGGTGATGGCAATAATGTGGCAAGAAGCTGGCTGAACGCTGCCGCAAGATTCCAGTTCAAATTTGTCCTGAATTCTCCTGCTGGTTATCAGCTCGAAGATTCATATGTTGCGGAAGTAAAGAAAGACGGAAATCTGGATTATGAATGGATTGAGGATCCTGCTGAGGCAGTCAGAGATGCCGATGTGATCTATTCTGACGTATGGGCCAGCATGGGGCAGGAATCGGAAAAAGCAGAGAGACTTCGGGTATTCCGTCCCTATCAGATAAACGATAAACTTATGGGGCTTGCCGGCGGGAACGCGATTTTTATGCACTGTCTTCCGGCACACCGGGGTGAGGAAGTCAGCGATTCCGTGATCGACAGTAAAAGATCCGTCGTGTATGACGAAGCAGAGAACCGACTTCACATACAGAGAGCCATCATTGCACTTCTGATGCCAACAGACAGAGAGCTGTAG
- the uvrC gene encoding excinuclease ABC subunit UvrC, which yields MSSSQTDKLRERLKELPDSPGVYLMKDEKDKVIYVGKAKVLKNRVRSYFQKSDNLDNKTAALVSTINTIDYIATENEVEALMLENNLIKEYRPKYNVRLKDDKKYPFLKLTVNERFPRLFLTRVVKNDGGEYFGPYGNAGSVRRTLELIRNIFPLRKCSSMHLGKDRERECLNFQIGRCSGPCTGKIDEQSYASLVRQVKLFLKGKTGRLRRIMEKRMDYLSGQMRYEEASLVRDQIAAISRISERQHAVDPVGGDEDVISIVSEGVSACGVVMRIRDGRILGSDSFMIPDTVGKDSGRVMCSFLQLYYHTSMDIPGLIQTQVMPEDIEVLVEWLSKKRGKKTRIAVPSRGGRKKLVDLAEKNAMMKLVAYSGRSSSSISLLSSLKKTLGLNSTPFRIEAFDISNIQGTDAVGSMIVFENGKTVRSGYRHFRIRTVDGMDDFAMMAEVLSRRARTLKSGKHRSPDLIVIDGGRGQVNAAVKALSENDISGIPVVGLAKRNEEIHMAGYEGVIRLSRRNEVLRLLQRMRDEAHRFAVEYHRKIRRKKISTSELDGIKGIGEKRKIKLLMAFGSLKGIRKAGIEDIASIPGIGKQIAGKVYDCLHEG from the coding sequence TTGTCAAGTAGTCAGACCGATAAATTAAGGGAAAGATTGAAAGAGCTGCCGGACTCTCCGGGTGTATACCTGATGAAGGACGAAAAGGATAAAGTTATTTATGTGGGGAAGGCAAAAGTCCTGAAGAACAGGGTGAGGAGTTACTTTCAAAAAAGTGATAACCTTGATAACAAGACTGCAGCGCTCGTATCCACTATAAATACAATAGATTACATAGCTACGGAAAATGAAGTCGAAGCATTGATGCTCGAGAATAACCTGATCAAGGAGTATCGTCCGAAGTATAATGTCAGGTTGAAAGACGACAAGAAATACCCGTTTTTAAAACTTACTGTCAACGAGAGATTTCCCAGGCTTTTCCTCACCAGGGTCGTCAAAAATGACGGCGGCGAATATTTCGGGCCATACGGGAATGCCGGATCTGTGAGGAGGACTCTTGAATTGATAAGGAATATCTTTCCGTTGAGGAAATGTTCAAGCATGCATCTCGGGAAAGACAGGGAGAGGGAATGTCTTAACTTCCAGATCGGACGATGTTCCGGCCCATGCACGGGAAAGATAGATGAGCAGTCATATGCATCCCTGGTAAGGCAGGTAAAACTTTTCCTTAAGGGAAAGACTGGCAGGCTTCGCAGGATAATGGAAAAGAGGATGGACTATCTCTCAGGTCAGATGAGGTATGAAGAAGCATCTCTCGTGAGGGATCAAATCGCCGCGATCAGCCGGATCTCTGAACGTCAGCACGCAGTCGATCCGGTGGGAGGAGACGAGGATGTGATCTCGATTGTCTCTGAAGGAGTCTCAGCATGCGGTGTAGTGATGAGGATAAGGGATGGGCGTATCCTCGGTTCTGACTCTTTTATGATTCCAGATACTGTCGGAAAGGATTCCGGCAGGGTTATGTGCTCCTTCCTCCAGCTATATTATCACACATCAATGGATATTCCAGGATTGATCCAGACGCAGGTAATGCCGGAAGACATCGAGGTCCTCGTGGAGTGGCTTTCAAAGAAACGTGGGAAAAAGACAAGGATAGCCGTTCCTTCGCGTGGTGGCAGGAAAAAACTTGTCGATCTCGCGGAAAAGAACGCGATGATGAAGCTTGTGGCGTATTCCGGACGAAGCTCTTCTTCGATCAGCCTTCTCAGTAGTCTTAAAAAAACCCTTGGATTGAATTCTACACCTTTCAGGATAGAGGCATTCGATATCTCAAATATTCAGGGAACGGATGCGGTCGGGTCTATGATCGTATTTGAGAACGGCAAAACGGTACGGAGTGGATACAGACATTTCAGGATCAGGACGGTCGATGGAATGGATGATTTTGCGATGATGGCTGAAGTGCTTTCAAGACGAGCTCGTACACTTAAAAGCGGGAAACATCGCAGCCCCGACCTGATCGTTATTGACGGTGGTCGTGGTCAGGTCAATGCAGCAGTAAAAGCCTTGTCCGAAAATGATATTAGCGGTATTCCCGTTGTTGGGTTGGCAAAACGGAACGAGGAGATCCACATGGCGGGATATGAAGGGGTCATAAGGCTTTCGAGGAGAAATGAAGTGTTGAGACTTCTTCAGAGGATGCGAGACGAAGCTCACAGATTCGCAGTGGAATACCATAGAAAAATTCGAAGAAAAAAAATATCTACTTCAGAACTTGACGGAATTAAAGGGATAGGTGAGAAGAGAAAGATCAAACTGCTCATGGCTTTCGGCAGCCTGAAAGGAATCAGAAAAGCCGGAATAGAAGATATCGCTTCCATCCCCGGCATTGGTAAACAAATTGCAGGAAAGGTGTATGACTGTCTACATGAAGGATGA